One Pyxicephalus adspersus chromosome 3, UCB_Pads_2.0, whole genome shotgun sequence genomic window carries:
- the LOC140326722 gene encoding hematopoietic prostaglandin D synthase-like, protein MPNYKLTYFNFKGRGEIIRYIFAYTNTPFEDHRIDYNEWPAHKSSFPFGKVPVVEIDGVVYSQSLAIARYLAKQAGLTGKTPIDDLNIDAVIDHLDDLVTLFPWEGDEKKKNEYMDKCFPPVLSGLEKALGNKKWFAGDYVTWADFFWDNCYDMFEHHRPGFANAYPHLLALRKRVHEIPEIAAWIKKRPESQF, encoded by the exons ATGCCGAACTACAAGCTGACCTATTTCAATTTCAAAGGGAGAGGGGAGATTATTCGATACATATTTGCCTACACAAATACCCCATTTGAAGATCACAGAATTGATTATAATGAATGGCCTGCCCACAAGTCTT cttTCCCCTTTGGAAAGGTCCCAGTTGTTGAAATTGATGGAGTCGTCTACAGTCAGAGCCTTGCTATTGCCAGATACTTAgccaaacaagcag GTCTGACAGGAAAAACACCAATTGATGACCTTAACATTGATGCTGTCATTGATCATTTAGATGACTTGGTGACATTATTTCCATGGGAAGGTGATGAAAAG aaaaaaaatgaatacatggaTAAGTGTTTTCCACCAGTCCTATCTGGCTTGGAGAAGGCTTTGGGTAACAAGAAATGGTTTGCTGGCGActat GTAACATGGGCTGACTTTTTCTGGGACAACTGTTACGACATGTTTGAGCACCATCGACCTGGCTTTGCAAATGCCTATCCTCATTTACTGGCATTAAGAAAACGAGTGCATGAAATCCCAGAGATTGCAGCATGGATAAAGAAAAGACCAGAGTCACAGTTTTAA